CTAACAGGATAGAATGATAGAATATTTGTGATACTTACTTATTTCCAAGAAGAGAATGGAGATTGATgataatttcttcttcttcatctgaaAATCCCCCCCTCTTAATATCTGGCCTAAGATAATTATTCCACCTTAATCTACAACTCTTTCCACATCTCTTTAAACCTGCTCTTCTTGGAATTGATTTCCAATTTGTGTGGCCATTTTTGTTTATATAATCAGTCAATttctcatcttcatcttctgtCCATGGTCCTTTCTTcaaatcattatcatc
This portion of the Lycium ferocissimum isolate CSIRO_LF1 chromosome 1, AGI_CSIRO_Lferr_CH_V1, whole genome shotgun sequence genome encodes:
- the LOC132067065 gene encoding transcription factor MYB39-like, producing the protein MGRYPCCQDDDDNDLKKGPWTEDEDEKLTDYINKNGHTNWKSIPRRAGLKRCGKSCRLRWNNYLRPDIKRGGFSDEEEEIIINLHSLLGNKWSRIAAHLPGRTDNEIKNFYNTHLRKKLLKLGIDPKTHKPITQMEMKNG